The following coding sequences lie in one Manis pentadactyla isolate mManPen7 chromosome Y, mManPen7.hap1, whole genome shotgun sequence genomic window:
- the LOC130682159 gene encoding cullin-4A-like → MIMIRNIFLFLDRTYVFRNPELHSIWDMGIQLFKSHIMCDQNIQSKTIHGTLLLIEKERNGEAVDRCLIQRLLNMLSDLERPDLKKQKHP, encoded by the exons ATCATGATCAGGAACATTTTTCTGTTCCTAGATAGAACTTATGTTTTTCGGAATCCAGAGTTACATTCTATTTG GGACATGGGGATCCAATTATTTAAATcacacataatgtgtgatcaGAACATTCAGAGCAAGACTATACACGGGACTCTTCTGttgattgaaaaagaaagaaatggcgaGGCGGTTGATCGATGTTTGATTCAAagacttttaaatatgctttctgATTTGGAA CGACCTGATCTGAAGAAGCAAAAACATCCTTAA